In Patescibacteria group bacterium, one genomic interval encodes:
- a CDS encoding sugar phosphate nucleotidyltransferase — MDIVIAAAGKGTRLKEYTTDIPKHIIAVAGKPFIYYLLDAVVEAGYRRIFVVGGYHIDKLKKCLLEYTTEAEIILVDQIQLLGEQCYGTTCPVLAVKDKIQGDRFVYTMGDQLLSVADLQAMQQSTADTLVAVTEHNNPERYGVIEYKSDHTLSRIIEKPSHPISHDINVGLYTLTKDIFPLLDKTASSNRGESELTDVINTLARDHTVRVVNLQQPWLDLGRPEDITALERYLKP; from the coding sequence CCCAAACATATCATAGCCGTGGCAGGCAAACCGTTCATTTATTATCTACTCGATGCTGTGGTTGAGGCCGGTTATCGGAGAATATTTGTGGTGGGCGGTTACCACATTGATAAACTAAAAAAATGTTTGCTTGAATACACCACTGAGGCTGAAATAATCCTGGTAGATCAAATACAATTATTGGGTGAGCAGTGCTATGGGACAACTTGTCCGGTGTTAGCTGTAAAAGATAAAATTCAAGGTGATCGGTTTGTTTACACTATGGGAGATCAACTTTTAAGTGTGGCCGACTTACAGGCCATGCAACAATCTACGGCCGATACTTTAGTGGCTGTTACTGAACATAATAATCCAGAACGTTATGGTGTGATTGAGTATAAATCCGATCACACGTTATCTCGGATTATAGAAAAACCCAGCCATCCAATTAGTCATGATATTAATGTTGGTCTTTATACCTTAACAAAAGATATTTTTCCGCTATTGGATAAAACCGCATCATCAAATCGAGGAGAGTCTGAGCTAACTGACGTGATTAATACTTTAGCCCGAGATCATACTGTGCGGGTGGTTAATTTACAACAACCCTGGTTAGATTTAGGGAGACCAGAAGATATCACGGCACTAGAACGATATTTAAAACCATGA